CAATATTTTGATGCTGCGATTGCAGAGCAACATGCCGTCACCCTAGGGGCAGGCTTTGCTTGTGAAGGCTTCAAGCCAGTCGTGGCGATTTACTCCACCTTCCTGCAGCGCGGTTATGATCAGCTGATCCACGATGTGGCACTACAAAAACTGCCGGTACTGTTCGCCATTGACCGGGGAGGAATTGTGGGCGCTGATGGGCCAACCCACCAGGGGGCATTCGATCTGAGCTTTATGCGTTGTATCCCCAATATGGTGATCATGACGCCAAGTGATGAAAACGAATGCCGACAAATGCTGTACACAGGTTACTGCTATCAAGACGGTCCTACTGCGGTTCGTTATCCGCGAGGCAGTGCCACTGGGGTAACACCGGATGAAACCATGACAGCATTGGAGATCGGTAAAGGTCGCGTTGTCCGTCAGGGTAAGAAAGTGGCTATTTTAAACTTCGGCACCACCCTAAGCAGCGCTCTGACCGCTGCCGAGCAGCTGGATGCGACTGTCGCCGATATGCGTTTTGTCAAACCACTGGATACTGAGCTGGTTCGTCAACTGGCACAAGACCACGATGTGTTAGTGACACTGGAAGAAAATGCCATTATGGGCGGCGCTGGCACTGGTGTGCTTGAATGGCTGGCGCGTAATCAATTGATGCGACCAACATTACAGCTGGGTCTGCCAGATGAATTTATTAAACATGGCGCAGCAGATGAGATCTTAGCTGAGTTACGGTTGGACGCTGCCGGCATTACCCAGCAAATCAGAGAGTTTATCGCTGATTAACACGATTATCTTTAAAATAAAAAAGGACGCATTTTGCGTCCTTTTTGTTTTGCACAGTGCCAATCTTAGCCTTGGGAAACCATGACCATGGCTGGACGCAGCAGACGATCATTCAGCAGATACCCTTTTTGCATAACCAACATAACGGTATTTGCAGGGTATTCCGTGCTTGGCTGCATGCCAATGGCTTGGTGATGTTCTGGATTAAAAGCTTCACCCATAGGATCAACTGGGGTGATACCAAACTTGGCCACAGCAGTCATCAAGGTCTTCAGGGTCAATTCTACCCCTTCAATCACAGCTTTAGCTGCCTCATCTTCTACGGTACCAAGCAGAGCTCGTTCCATATTGTCGATCACTGGCAGCAGCTCATTGGCAAACTTTTCCAGGGCAAATTTACGTGATTTTTCAACATCAATGGCGGCGCGACGACGGATATTTTCCATTTCAGCGACAGCGCGCAGGGCTGCATCTTTTTCTTCTGCAGCTTTTGCTTCCGCTTCAGCCAGAGCCTGTTCCAGCTCTTCAATGCGGAAGTTAGCCTGGGTTAATTCATCCACCAGGGCGGCATCTTCCTGGGCAACCTCAGACTCAATAACGTCTTCAACCTGGTCCTGTGGTGCTTGCTTCTCTTCGTTGCTCATTGTTACTCCAGCTAAAAATGCTTTGGTTTCTGCATACTCAGGGCATATTATGGGGGCTAAATTTGATGTTTCAAGGCCTATGCCAGCTAAATATGACAAGCGAGTTCCACACTATCGGATTGATAGGAAAACCCCATCACAGCGGCACTAATCTCACTCTGAAACGCCTGCATCACTGGCTGACAATGCAGGGGTTTGAAATTCTGGTTGAAGAGCGGGTTGCCGGTGAACTCGGCAATCATGTTAAAGCGGTTGATATGCTGGAAATTGGCCAACGGTGCGACCTAGCCATCGTAGTCGGCGGTGACGGTAATATGCTCGGCGCCGCTCGGGTATTGGCCCGTTTTGATGTTGGCGTTATCGGAGTTAACCGCGGCAATTTAGGCTTTTTAACGGATCTGTCTCCCGATGCCTTCGAAGAAAAACTGGCGCGAGTATTAGATGGTGAATATGAAACTGAGCACCGTTTTTTGGTCGAAGCCGAGGTGTACCGCCATGGTAAACTGAAAGCCAGTAACACTGCGGTTAACGAAGCGGTGTTACACCCGGGGAAAGTGGCCCATATGATTGAATATGAGGTCTACATTAACGAGCAATTTATGTACAGTCAGCGGGCTGACGGTATGATTGTCTCTACCCCGACCGGCTCAACGGCATACTCTTTGTCAGCTGGCGGCGCCATCTTAACCCCGAAACTGCAAGCCATGATTTTAGTGCCCATGTTTCCCCATACCCTGTCATGTCGGCCGATTGTGGTGGATGCCGACAGCATTATCAAACTGGTGGTGTCACCCCATAATGGTGAAAATCTTGAAGTCAGCTGTGACGGCCATGTTACCCTCGCAGTATTACCCGGTGATGAGATTATTGTGAAGCGCAGCCCTGAGCGTCTGCGATTAGTGCACCCTAAGGGTTATAACTATTTCCATGTGCTCAGAAACAAACTGGGTTGGGGCAGTAAGCTGTTTTAGCCTGATGTTTAGACTGTGGCTCGACTAAGCTAAGGCAGCCTCACTTTCTGCCTTAGCGGCCTCAAGCC
This region of Shewanella sp. NFH-SH190041 genomic DNA includes:
- the grpE gene encoding nucleotide exchange factor GrpE is translated as MSNEEKQAPQDQVEDVIESEVAQEDAALVDELTQANFRIEELEQALAEAEAKAAEEKDAALRAVAEMENIRRRAAIDVEKSRKFALEKFANELLPVIDNMERALLGTVEDEAAKAVIEGVELTLKTLMTAVAKFGITPVDPMGEAFNPEHHQAIGMQPSTEYPANTVMLVMQKGYLLNDRLLRPAMVMVSQG
- the nadK gene encoding NAD(+) kinase encodes the protein MTSEFHTIGLIGKPHHSGTNLTLKRLHHWLTMQGFEILVEERVAGELGNHVKAVDMLEIGQRCDLAIVVGGDGNMLGAARVLARFDVGVIGVNRGNLGFLTDLSPDAFEEKLARVLDGEYETEHRFLVEAEVYRHGKLKASNTAVNEAVLHPGKVAHMIEYEVYINEQFMYSQRADGMIVSTPTGSTAYSLSAGGAILTPKLQAMILVPMFPHTLSCRPIVVDADSIIKLVVSPHNGENLEVSCDGHVTLAVLPGDEIIVKRSPERLRLVHPKGYNYFHVLRNKLGWGSKLF